The Mycosarcoma maydis chromosome 8, whole genome shotgun sequence DNA segment ACGCCGCGACGTGCTCGGGCCACAGCCGGGCATAAGCTCTACAGGAACAATTGGGCTCACATGTTGCGGCAAAAGCGACAGTCACGGCGGGTGGAAGCATGTAGAAAGCTGAATGTCTGAACGCGCATAGACGACGAAACGCAGCTACTGCGGCGGATCTGGGGCGAGACTAGGCGAACCACTTGGAGGCGGTATCGGggagctgcttgcgcaCCCTATCGAGGGATGGCGGACTTGTGTACCTGGGCTCTTGCGTGTTGAGCACGGTGGCGTAGATCGTAGAGATGGCATGTGCAGATTGCGGCGTCCATTTGGCTCTCCAGAAGTGGATCCCCGCCGGAGTGagcgctcgacgctgcgcGAAAGCGGCCACGTCGAAATCGTGGCGTGCGTGCAAACTCGCGTCGTCGGCAGAGCGCGTGGATTGCTCAAAGAGCACAGTCGTGTATCGATGGTATTGTGTACCTTGTTGTGGGTGTGGAGGAATGTAGTCGACCGCCATGTTGGTAGATAGATCGACGATCGGGTCCGTGGTAGCGCTCAGTGCGATATCGGTTTTcagagcgagaagcgacGTTTTGTAGCTCTGCGTTGGCTCGTCTGGTTGGTCCGGATcgacgagtgcgagtgTGTACAGTTTCACGTCTTGATGGAACACGTTGACGCTCACCGTTGGCGGATCTACTGTGTCCTTGGGCTCGACAAACACGCCAGCCAACACATCGCCTCCATCTGATGAATGGTCCGTGTATCCCGAGCCGTGACCAAACGCGACcgagacgtcgacgagcggGGTGATGCCCGCGATTACATCCGGAAACACGTGCATGAGCGTACATCGTTGCATGAGCTTTGCCAATACACCCGAGTCGTTCCTCCACACGCGTTCGCGCAGATGTCGCAATGCCGGATTCGAAGCATCGTAGTGCGTGGGTGAAGAAGCCTCGAACGCCGAGACGATCCAAGGGAGGTTGATGAGCGACGCGATTTCGAGCGATTCCTTGAGCTGTGCGCGTTCCGATGCGGATAACTCGGCATGGTCCGAttcgagcatcgacatACGCGAGCGCAGCGACTCCGAGTGCGACCGCACAAACGACAGCGCTTCGTCATATGCGCCGAGTGTTCCACGCTTGAGGCGTGGTTGCCATGTCGACCACGATTCCGGGGTAGTGCTAGATGTCcgagacgagctcgacgcagACGAGTTGCGAGCCGAGTACACGATGTGACGTCTCTGCGAGCCGGCTAGCCGCCT contains these protein-coding regions:
- a CDS encoding mitochondrial 54S ribosomal protein mL38 (related to MRPL35 - mitochondrial ribosomal protein, large subunit) translates to MATSASRAAFRRLAGSQRRHIVYSARNSSASSSSRTSSTTPESWSTWQPRLKRGTLGAYDEALSFVRSHSESLRSRMSMLESDHAELSASERAQLKESLEIASLINLPWIVSAFEASSPTHYDASNPALRHLRERVWRNDSGVLAKLMQRCTLMHVFPDVIAGITPLVDVSVAFGHGSGYTDHSSDGGDVLAGVFVEPKDTVDPPTVSVNVFHQDVKLYTLALVDPDQPDEPTQSYKTSLLALKTDIALSATTDPIVDLSTNMAVDYIPPHPQQGTQYHRYTTVLFEQSTRSADDASLHARHDFDVAAFAQRRALTPAGIHFWRAKWTPQSAHAISTIYATVLNTQEPRYTSPPSLDRVRKQLPDTASKWFA